CGCGCGCAGGAGGCCACCTGGGGCGCGCCCCTGCCCGTTCCCGGCACCCAGGACGCGGATGCTCCCGCGCCGCCCCAGGCCAACGGCTCCCTCTTCGCGTCCTCGGCGCCGAGCCCACTGCTACCCGGCCGGGCGCCCGCCTTCGGCCAGGCCCAGCCCTTGCTCAACGAGGCCCCGCCGCCGGGCTACTTCGGCGCGTTGCGGCCCATGGGGGTGCTCGGCGAGCGCTTCCACGTGTGCGAGGGCTCCGGGGGCACGCTGGTGGTGCTGGACGCGCACGCCGCGCTGGAGCGCGCCCGGCTGATGGCCTTCCACAAGGCGCTTCAGCGCGCGGAGCCGCCGGTGCCCACGCTCTTCGGCGCCACGGTGGAATTGACGGTGCCGGTGGCCCGCACGCTGGTGGAGGGGCAGGAGGCGCTCGCCCGGCTGGGGGTGGAGGTGGAGCCCTTTGGCGGCACGACGCTGGCGCTCAAGGCGGTGCCTCCCGCGCTGGTGGGGGCCGACGCGCGCGCCCTCCTGGAGGCCCTGGCGCGTGCGCTGCCGCCTCCGGGCTCGGCGCTGGACGCGGTGGCGCTCGCCGAGCCCCTGCGCGTGCTCGCTTGTCATGCCGCGCGTCACGCCGAGGGCCAGCTCTCCGAGGGCAAGCTCCGGGCGCTGCTGGGCGAGCTGGACGCGGCGGACTTCCATCCGCCCTGCATCCACGGCACGGTGGTGGTGCTCGAGGTGCCGCTGCTGGAGCTGGAGCGGCGCGCGCTGCGGCCGGCGGGGACGAAAAGTTGACGCTCCGGAGGCCGTTGCTACGGTGCGCCACCACCCTGTAGCACCCTGGTGCGAGGAGAGAAGGTCGGATGCTCGGTGTCATCACCCTGAGGGACGTGCTGGCCCACGTGGGCCTCATCCGGCGCGAGTTCGGCTCGCGGTGCGTGGTGTGGTGCCTGCTCGCCGCGCTCTCGCGCCGCCGGACCACGTTCCTCGAGATCGCGCTGCGACTGAAGGACGCCTGAGCGATGCGTGGCTTCGTGCTTTTCGCTCTGCTGCTCGCCGCCGCCACGGCCTCCGCCCAGGAGGAATCCGAGGAGCTGGTGCCCCTCAACGGAGTGGGCCGCATCACCGTCCAGGGCGGGGTGCGCTTGTCGAGCAACAACACGTTCTTCGACAGCTTCTACGCGTTGCCGGGCTTCGAGTGCTCCGAGGGGTGCTCGCGCGAGACCCCGGCAGGCCCCTTCGCCACGGCCACCTTCGGCTACTCGGTCACGGACTTCATCGAGGTGGGCATCGATCTGTTCTACACCCACCAGCAACTGCGGCTGACCAACGCCCCCCTCCACACCAACATCACCTACGGTGCCCTGCTGGGCCTGCGCTTCCAGGGACTGCTGGAGATCCTCACGCCCCAGGGCGTCGTCCCCTTCATCGGCGTGGAGACGGGACCCTCGTTGGCCTACTCCCTGGTGGAGGGGGTGGGGCGCAGGGAGTCCATCGTCCAGCCGTGGGTGGGCACCGTGGGGGCGACCGTGCGCTTGTCCACCCACTGGGCGATCACGGCCGAGTACCGGTTGGCGTTCGCCCGGGGGCAGAGCCCCTACCAGAACAAGCCCCCGCCCTCGGGGACGGGAGACAGCCCCTACAAGAATCTGGCGTCCTACAACGCGGGTGGTAACTGGTTCTCCCTGGGGGTGACGTACCTGCTGGCGCCGGATCCGGTCCGGACCTTCAGCATGCCTTGAGCGGGGGCCTGCCCTCCTGTCCGCTTGGTTTTTTCACCGGGTCCCCGGAAATTCCTCGGGGGCCAAGGCCTGTTCCCGGGCCGACAGATAACGGGGTGCCGCGAGAGCGCCGCCCGAGGGAGCCCTTCACGATGCGCGCAGAGGCCGAGAGCACTTCCGGGCCCAACAGGAACTTGTCCATGGCTGCCGAGACGAAGTCCGAGTACGACTCCAAGGAATTGAGTGAGATCCGCAAGGAGGTCATCGAGTCCCGCAACCTCGTGATCAAGACGGACAACCTGCTCAAGAACCTTCACGCGGAAGTGAAGGCGATTGGCAAGCGTCACGAGGATCTCCAGAAGCGGCAGTGGATTTCTTCCGGCGTGGCGTACGTGCTCTTCGCGGCGTTGTGCGTGGGCGGCGCGACGATGGTGATGTCCTCGCGCTCCTCCAACGCGACGGCCGAGCGTGAGCGGCTGGAGAAGACGGTGACCGAGCTCACGGCCCAACTGGACAAGCAGCGCGCGGAGCAGACGGCGGTGCAGGCCTCCCAGCGCGCGGCCAACGAGGTCTTCCGGTTGATGACCAACCTGCCCGGGGACGAGCGGCTCAAGGGCGTGGACGAGCTGGTGAAGCTGGACACCTCGCGCCTGACGGCCCTGGAGCGCGCCGCGCTCAACAACCAGGCGGCCTTGCTGCGGCGTGAGATTGGCGACGCGGCGTTCGAGCGGGGCAAGGCGGCCTTCCGCCGCAACGAGATGAAGGCGACCATCGACGAGATCTCGCGCTTCGTGGCGATGAACCCGCCCCAGGAGCAGCTCCTGGACGCGTCCTTCTTCCTGGGCGTGGCCTACAACAACGAGCGCAAGCACGAGCAGGCGGTGCCGCTGCTGGCGCGCTTCGTCGCGGGCGACAAGCGCTCCAAGACGCGCGACTACGCCATGCTGCTGCTCGCGCAGTCGTACCAGGAGACGAACGACCTGGACAAGGCGATGGCCACCGTGCAGGAGGCCCTGGCCACCTATCCGGCCAGTGAGTTCGCTCCCCAGATGCGCAGCCGGCAGAGCTCCATCCGCCGGCAGCGGTCGGGAGGTGCCGAGGCCGCCGCGGCGGCTCCGGCCGCGGCCCCCGCCGCCGCCAGACCCCTGGTGCCCGTGACGGTGCCCACTCCGGCTCCCGCTCCGGGCACTCCGGCTCCCGCTCCGGCGCAATGAACACCCGCGGGGCTCGCGCGTTCTCAGCCGTTGCCACGAGGGGCTCCCGGTCGTAAGACGGGGCCCCGTGACCACGCTCGACCCCCGCTACCGTCCCTTCCGCGCCGCCGCCTACGGTCTCTACATCGTCGTGGTGGTGGCGTTCTGTCTGGGGGTCATCATCAGCGTGACGCGCTCGGTGGCGGAGATGAACCCCTCGCGCTTCGTGTCCGACGAGCCGGTGCTCACCTACCGCGAGTGTCTCGACGCGGCGGACGCGCTGTGGTCCGAGCTGGAGTCCGCGCGCGAGAAGCTCGTGCGTGCCTCGCCGGCCCATACCGTGGATGCCCAGTGGATGGCCTTCCGCACCGGATGGCTGCGGCGGCTGCGCGAGCGGGAGTCGCGCTGCGCGCTCGACTCGCGCAACAACGCGGACCTCAAGCGGGTGTATGGGCGCCTGGAGGACGTGCTCGGTCGCTACACCATCCACGCCGTGCAGTACGCGGGCGAGGTGGGGGGCTCGGTGGACGCGCTCCGGGGCGCCTTCTCCACCGCGCGCAAGAACCCCGCCGCGGGCAAGCTGCCCTGAGGGGGGCTTTCAGCGCCGCGTCGCCCGGAGCCGGGCGTGCAGCGTGTCCGTCATCAGGAACCAGAACTGCACGTTGCCAAAGCTCAGGATGTCCCCATCCTTGAGCGTCGCCTCTCGCGTGCCCAGCGAGTTGGCGTTGAGGAAGGTGCCGTTGGTGGAGCCCTGGTCCTTCACCGTGCAGCGCGCCGGGCTCTCCGTCCACCGCAGCTCCGCGTGGCGCTTGGACACGGAGGGGTCATCGACGAACACGTCGCAGTCGGGCAGCCGCCCCACGCTCAGCGCCTCCACGCGCGCCAGCGGCGGCAGCGTGGTGATGAGCAGATCCTCGAACTCGAAGAGCAGCGAGAGCATGCCCCGCTCGATGTCTCCGGAGGAGGCCACGCGCGTGGGTTCGAGCACTGCGCTGGAGGGGCGGCCCGGCGCTCGCTGGATGAGCACGAAGGGACCGAGTTGACGGCGGAAGGCCCCGGAGGGCAGGGAGGCGCCGAGCGCGCGCAATTCCTGGATGGACAGCACGGTGTGTCAGCATGCCAGAAGATGGGTGGGGGCTCGCGGGTTTCGTTGACCGGGATGGCGCCCGTCTCCTACACTTTCGCCCCTCGGCCGAGGCCCCCCGTCCACGAGATGGGGCGGGTCTCGGCCTTCACCTCGAATGGACGTGGGAAGGAGCGGTGTCGATGACCGGCAGCGGGAACATTCCGATGACCCCGTCGGGTCTGCGGAAGCTGAAGGCGGAACTGAAGCACCTTCAGTCCGTTGAGCGCGGAAAAATCTCCCGGGAGATCGAAGTGGCGCGCGCGCACGGAGACCTGCGCGAGAACGCCGAGTACCACGCGGCCAAGGAGAAGCAGTCCCACATCGAGGGCCGCATCCTGGACCTCAATGATTGGATTGCCCGGGCCGAGGTGATCGATCCGGCCAAGCTCGGCGGTGACAAGGTCGTCTTCGGCGCCACGGTGGAGCTGCTGGACGTGGAGTCCGACAAGACGGTGTCCTACCGCCTGGTGGGCGAGCTGGAGGCGGACCTGAAGAAGCGGTGGATCGCCGTGACGTCGCCGGTGGCCCGCGCGCTCATCGGCAAGAAGGAAGGCGACATCGCGACCGTGCAGAGCCCTGGCGGCGTGCGCGAGTACGAGGTCCAGGCCATCCGCTTCGAGGATCCCGAGGACGAGCCGCTGCCGGAGTCTTGAGTCCTCGGCCGCGAGCAGTCGAACAGGGGAGCGCGCGCGAGCCCGCTCCCCTTTCTCGTTTGGATGGGCGGCGAGCGGGGCGCGGTTTACACTGAACATTTGGACAAGACCGTGAACCATCCGCTCGCCAGCCTCGTTGGACCCATGCGGTACGCCTGCCGGAGTGACTTCGCCCACCTGTCCACGGTGAAGAACCTGCGCGTCCTCCTGGAGAGCGCGCTCGCGGGAGCGACCGGGGTGGACGCGGAGGCGCTCCGGCACCTGCGCGCCGCGCTGCCCCATGTCGACCATCCCACGCTCGAGCGGCGCAAGGACGCCCTGCGCGGCGTGGTGGCCGGCCTGCGCTTGAGTGGTGTCCCCCTGCCCGAGGAGCTCGCCCAGGTGGCGGCCGTCCCGGTGAAGACGTCGGGAGAGGGGCCCGGCAAGCCGAAGGCCGGGCTCGTGCCGGCCTGGAAGGCCACCGAGCCCCTGCATGGTTCCCCGGAGCCCCGGAGCACGCCGCCTCCTCGGCCCCCTGAACCCGGACGTCCCCCGGCGGCGCGGCCAGCTCCGACGGCGGTTGCTTCTCCGGCGGCCCGGTCTCCCTCCACCACCCGGCTGCCCTCCGCGGCGAGGCCTCCCATGGTGGCCCGTCCGTCCGTGGCTTCTCCACCCGCCGGGGGGAGCGCGCCCGTGCCCCCCACCGAGGACAAGGCGCCCGCCCGGCGCAAGAAGAAGCGGGTGGCCAAGGGGCAGGAGGAGTCGCGCGCCGAGGCGAAGCTGTTGTCGATCGCCCCGCGCTCGGGGCCGCTGGCGATCCCCCTCAAGACGATGGGCAAGAAGCTCGGCCCCCGGCTGCTGGCGGCGCTCAACAAGAAGGGCCTGCGGCGTGTGGGGGACATCCTCTTCCTGCTGCCGCGCTGCTACGAGGACCGGCGCAAGCTGCAGACGATCTCCGAGCTGATGCCGGGAGAGCGCGGCGTGACGGTGGGCGTGGTGAAGATGGCGGACTTCGTGCCGAGCCGCACCGGCGGCAAGCGCATGTTCCGCGCCGTGGTGGCGGACCGCACGGGGAGCATCGCCGCCACGTACTTCAACGCCGGCCCCTGGCTCCAGCAGCGCTTCCCCGTGGGCAAGCGCCTGGTGCTCTCGGGCGAGGTGCGCGCCTCCCTGTCCGGCCGTGAAATGTCCCACCCGGAGATCGAGCCCGCCGAGGACCTCGAGGTGTCCTCGGTGCACTTCAACCGCATCGTCCCGGTGTACCCGGGCTTCGAGCGGGGTGACCAACGCTCGTTCCGCGAGCTGGCCTCGGTGGTGAGCGAGTCCTACGCGAGCCACCTGGAGGAGCCGCTGCCGGCCCCCCTGCGCGAGAAGCTGGAGCTGATGACGCTGCCCGAGGCGCTGCGGGCCATCCACTTCCCGGCGGGCAGCGCGGATCCGGAGATGCTGGACAAGCACCTGAGCCCGGCCCACCGGCGTCTGGCATTCGACGAGCTGTTCTTCCTGCAACTGGGCATGGGGCTCAAGCGCCAGGGAAAGAAGACGGAGAAGGGAATCGCCTTCGATGTGTCGGCCTCGCGCCTGGAGCAGGCGCGCGCGGCGCTGCCCTTCGAGCTCACCGGGGCGCAGAAGCGCGTCATCGAGGAGATCTCCCGGGACATGGGCCACGACGAGCCGATGAACCGGCTGGTGCAGGGCGACGTGGGCTCGGGCAAGACGGCGGTGGCGGTGGTGTCCGCGCTCGTGGCGCTGCGTGACGGCTACCAGGTGGCGGTGATGGCGCCCACGGAGATCCTCGCCGAGCAGCACGAGCGCACCTTCCGCAAGCTGCTCGAGCCGCTGGGCTTCAAGGTGGGCCTGGTGAGTGCGTCGGGGACGGCGAAGAAGAAGCGCGAGGTGCGCGAGGCCGTGGCGCGCGGGGAGATCCACCTGGCGGTGGGCACGCATGCCCTCATCCAGGAGGGGATCGCCTTCGAGAAGCTCGGCTTCGTGGTGATCGACGAGCAGCACCGCTTCGGCGTGCTCCAGCGCCACATGCTCATGAGCAAGGGTGTGTTTCCGGACGTGCTGGTGATGACGGCCACGCCCATCCCCCGCACGCTGGCCATGACGCTGTATGGGGACCTGGACGTCTCGGTCATCGACGAGCTGCCCCCGGGCCGCACGCCGGTGAAGACGCGCGTCTTCAATGACAAACAGCGCGCACGTGTCTACGAGGCCGTGGCGGCCGAGGTGGCCAAGGGCCATCAGGCCTACGTCGTGTATCCGCTCGTGGAGGAGTCGGAGAAGCTGGACCTGGAGGACGCCACGCGGGGAGTGGACAAGCTGCGGCAGGTCTTCCCGGGCGTGGAGGTGGGGCTGCTCCACGGGCGCATGAAGCCCGAGGAGAAGGACGCGGTGATGGACGCCTTCCGGGCGAACCACATCCAGATCCTCGTGTGCACCACCGTGGTGGAGGTGGGCGTGGACGTGCCCAACGCGTCGGTGATGGCCATCGAGTCCGCCGAGCGCTTCGGCCTGTCCCAGCTCCACCAGCTCCGGGGCCGCGTGGGCCGTGGCGCGGCGGAGAGCCATTGCTTCCTCGTGGCCAACCTGGCGCGCTCCTCCCTGGAGTCCTCGGAGCGGCTGGGCGTCATGGAGCACAGCAGCGACGGCTTCGTCATCGCGGAGAAGGACCTGGAGATCCGCGGCCCCGGGGAGTTCCTCGGCACGCGCCAGAGCGGTCTGCCCGAGCTCGCCGTGGCCAACCTCGCCCGGGATGGGGATCTGATCTCGATCGCCCAGCAGGAGGCGCGCGCC
Above is a window of Cystobacter fuscus DNA encoding:
- a CDS encoding outer membrane beta-barrel protein, with the translated sequence MRGFVLFALLLAAATASAQEESEELVPLNGVGRITVQGGVRLSSNNTFFDSFYALPGFECSEGCSRETPAGPFATATFGYSVTDFIEVGIDLFYTHQQLRLTNAPLHTNITYGALLGLRFQGLLEILTPQGVVPFIGVETGPSLAYSLVEGVGRRESIVQPWVGTVGATVRLSTHWAITAEYRLAFARGQSPYQNKPPPSGTGDSPYKNLASYNAGGNWFSLGVTYLLAPDPVRTFSMP
- a CDS encoding tetratricopeptide repeat protein, which codes for MAAETKSEYDSKELSEIRKEVIESRNLVIKTDNLLKNLHAEVKAIGKRHEDLQKRQWISSGVAYVLFAALCVGGATMVMSSRSSNATAERERLEKTVTELTAQLDKQRAEQTAVQASQRAANEVFRLMTNLPGDERLKGVDELVKLDTSRLTALERAALNNQAALLRREIGDAAFERGKAAFRRNEMKATIDEISRFVAMNPPQEQLLDASFFLGVAYNNERKHEQAVPLLARFVAGDKRSKTRDYAMLLLAQSYQETNDLDKAMATVQEALATYPASEFAPQMRSRQSSIRRQRSGGAEAAAAAPAAAPAAARPLVPVTVPTPAPAPGTPAPAPAQ
- a CDS encoding FHA domain-containing protein yields the protein MLSIQELRALGASLPSGAFRRQLGPFVLIQRAPGRPSSAVLEPTRVASSGDIERGMLSLLFEFEDLLITTLPPLARVEALSVGRLPDCDVFVDDPSVSKRHAELRWTESPARCTVKDQGSTNGTFLNANSLGTREATLKDGDILSFGNVQFWFLMTDTLHARLRATRR
- the greA gene encoding transcription elongation factor GreA; this encodes MTGSGNIPMTPSGLRKLKAELKHLQSVERGKISREIEVARAHGDLRENAEYHAAKEKQSHIEGRILDLNDWIARAEVIDPAKLGGDKVVFGATVELLDVESDKTVSYRLVGELEADLKKRWIAVTSPVARALIGKKEGDIATVQSPGGVREYEVQAIRFEDPEDEPLPES
- the recG gene encoding ATP-dependent DNA helicase RecG, encoding MGGERGAVYTEHLDKTVNHPLASLVGPMRYACRSDFAHLSTVKNLRVLLESALAGATGVDAEALRHLRAALPHVDHPTLERRKDALRGVVAGLRLSGVPLPEELAQVAAVPVKTSGEGPGKPKAGLVPAWKATEPLHGSPEPRSTPPPRPPEPGRPPAARPAPTAVASPAARSPSTTRLPSAARPPMVARPSVASPPAGGSAPVPPTEDKAPARRKKKRVAKGQEESRAEAKLLSIAPRSGPLAIPLKTMGKKLGPRLLAALNKKGLRRVGDILFLLPRCYEDRRKLQTISELMPGERGVTVGVVKMADFVPSRTGGKRMFRAVVADRTGSIAATYFNAGPWLQQRFPVGKRLVLSGEVRASLSGREMSHPEIEPAEDLEVSSVHFNRIVPVYPGFERGDQRSFRELASVVSESYASHLEEPLPAPLREKLELMTLPEALRAIHFPAGSADPEMLDKHLSPAHRRLAFDELFFLQLGMGLKRQGKKTEKGIAFDVSASRLEQARAALPFELTGAQKRVIEEISRDMGHDEPMNRLVQGDVGSGKTAVAVVSALVALRDGYQVAVMAPTEILAEQHERTFRKLLEPLGFKVGLVSASGTAKKKREVREAVARGEIHLAVGTHALIQEGIAFEKLGFVVIDEQHRFGVLQRHMLMSKGVFPDVLVMTATPIPRTLAMTLYGDLDVSVIDELPPGRTPVKTRVFNDKQRARVYEAVAAEVAKGHQAYVVYPLVEESEKLDLEDATRGVDKLRQVFPGVEVGLLHGRMKPEEKDAVMDAFRANHIQILVCTTVVEVGVDVPNASVMAIESAERFGLSQLHQLRGRVGRGAAESHCFLVANLARSSLESSERLGVMEHSSDGFVIAEKDLEIRGPGEFLGTRQSGLPELAVANLARDGDLISIAQQEARAILARDPQLRSPEHQGLVKALEERWEGRLALARVG